From a single Nicotiana tabacum cultivar K326 chromosome 8, ASM71507v2, whole genome shotgun sequence genomic region:
- the LOC142163124 gene encoding uncharacterized protein LOC142163124 — protein sequence MPQSPPSKSQITTPTLPHFELPVKTERPPKNTEQEDIFRKVKILDQSLRNMQGLGVQVSVDYKDLCLFPNVQLLVRFKMPMFDLYDGHGDPVTHLRGFCSKMRGASRNDELLMAYFSQSLSGATLEWYTRQDNNRWYTWDYLAQDFARHFQYNVEIVPDRLSLTKIEKKPNESFREYGFRWREQAARVNPPMEEDEIVEYILQALEPTYFGHLISAISKSFNEVVKIGEMVGDKLKSSKIMSHSAIKATTQAI from the coding sequence ATGCCCCAAAGCCCACCTTCAAAATCCCAGATCACTACTCCTACACTCCCCCACTTCGAACTTCCTGTCAAAACTGAGAGGCCACCCAAAAACACGGAGCAAGAGGATATATTTAGGAAGGTAAAGATCTTGGATCAGTCACTaagaaatatgcaagggttagGAGTCCAAGTGAGCGTGGATTATAAGGATCTATGCTTGTTTCCTAATGTCCAACTACTTGTCAGATTCAAAATGCCTatgtttgacttgtatgacggGCATGGAGACCCCGTGACCCACTTGAGAGGATTTtgcagcaaaatgaggggagcaagTAGGAACGATGAACTGTTGATGGCGTATtttagccaaagtctgagtggtgcAACATTGGAGTGGTATACCCGCCAGGACAACAacaggtggtacacttgggattaTCTGGCCCAGGATTTTGCTCGACATTTCCAGTACAAtgtagagattgtcccagaccGCTTGTCTTTGACTAAGATAGAGAAAAAGCCCAATGAGagtttcagggagtatggtttccgttggagagaacaggcagcacgaGTCAACCCTCCAATGGAGGAAGATGAAATAGTAGAGTATATTCTTCAGGCCTTGGAGCCTACTTATTTTGGTCATCTGATCTCGGCCATTAGTAAGtctttcaatgaagtggtaaaaattggagaaatggtagGGGACAAACTCAaatcaagcaagatcatgagtcATTCTGCCATCAAAGCAACTACACAAGCAATCTAG